In Rhodothermus marinus DSM 4252, a single genomic region encodes these proteins:
- a CDS encoding response regulator: MNNPEPVVILLADDDPDDRLLTIRALKRSRLRNEIYTVEDGEELMDYLHRRGPYADPQRSPRPGLILLDLNMPRKDGREALQEIKSDPVLRRIPVVVLTTSNAEADILRSYDLGVNAFITKPVTFEELARALQVLGDFWFEIVRLPSVDEA, encoded by the coding sequence ATGAACAACCCCGAACCCGTTGTCATTCTGCTGGCCGACGACGATCCCGACGATCGGCTGCTGACGATCCGGGCGCTCAAACGCAGCCGCCTCCGCAACGAGATCTACACGGTGGAGGACGGCGAGGAGCTGATGGATTACCTCCACCGGCGGGGGCCCTATGCCGATCCGCAGCGCTCACCGCGGCCGGGGCTGATCCTGCTGGACCTGAACATGCCCCGTAAGGACGGCCGGGAAGCCCTCCAGGAGATCAAATCCGATCCGGTGCTCCGCCGGATCCCCGTGGTCGTGCTGACCACCTCGAACGCCGAGGCCGACATCCTGCGCAGCTACGACCTGGGCGTCAACGCCTTCATCACGAAGCCGGTCACCTTCGAGGAACTGGCGCGCGCACTCCAGGTGCTGGGCGACTTCTGGTTCGAGATCGTGCGGCTTCCTTCCGTGGACGAGGCCTGA
- a CDS encoding PAS domain-containing sensor histidine kinase: MEQAVARPSWLQHLPVAAALIDETLRYRAVNARWCRTFALAADEVVGRAHAELFEEDGGYWTQALRRVLQGAVVEGEEMLLKRRDGPAFWVRWWGQTCSLGQQRGVILVFEDQTEMHRTREALEASRRLLTRVLSCSLEGIMVLRPVYQPDGEVADFVWLLANPRAHALLRQSELEGRRLREVLPEAMLPGFFEACVQVVQRGEPLRRTFCLKQTDRSLWLEMAATRLDEGVAVIFRDVTEAREAEAKLREREQLFRLLAENMTDLVALHDAEGRIVYVSPSAERIVGYTPEELIGHRLEEFWHPEDRKRLPTLPEQAGEEDHPGVLVYRFRHRQGGYRWLETHVRAIRDETGRLVQLQTSSRDVTDRVEAEQALARSNETLQQRNRELQDFAYIASHDLQEPLRKVRAFAELLKEEYESVLDDEGRYYLDRMQDAAQRMSRLIEDLLTFSRVTTQGRPFERVDLHAILEQVLADLEVRIAETDAQVHVEGHWPVVEADPTQMRQLLQNLIGNALKFHHPERTPEVWLRARLEETPAGTQCVIEVQDNGIGFDEKYLDRIFSPFQRLHGRGRYAGTGMGLAICRRIVERHHGQLTARSRPDEGATFIVQLPLMQPPDAPMPSSSTAHA; this comes from the coding sequence ATGGAGCAAGCCGTTGCCCGGCCGTCGTGGCTCCAGCATCTGCCGGTGGCGGCAGCGCTGATAGATGAAACCCTCCGCTACCGGGCGGTCAATGCCCGGTGGTGCCGGACGTTCGCCCTGGCGGCCGACGAGGTGGTGGGAAGGGCGCACGCGGAGCTTTTTGAAGAGGACGGGGGATACTGGACGCAGGCACTCCGGCGTGTGCTGCAGGGGGCGGTGGTGGAAGGTGAAGAAATGCTCCTGAAGCGTCGCGATGGCCCTGCCTTCTGGGTACGCTGGTGGGGGCAGACCTGCTCGCTGGGACAACAACGCGGTGTGATCCTGGTGTTCGAGGATCAAACGGAAATGCATCGGACGCGCGAAGCACTGGAAGCTTCCCGGCGGCTGCTGACGCGTGTACTGTCCTGCTCGCTGGAAGGCATCATGGTGCTGCGGCCGGTGTATCAGCCGGACGGAGAGGTGGCCGACTTCGTCTGGCTGCTGGCCAACCCGCGCGCCCACGCGCTCCTACGGCAGTCGGAGCTGGAAGGCCGGCGGCTGCGCGAAGTGCTCCCCGAGGCAATGCTGCCGGGCTTTTTCGAAGCGTGCGTGCAGGTGGTACAACGAGGCGAGCCGCTGCGACGGACCTTCTGTCTGAAACAGACCGACCGCTCCCTGTGGCTTGAAATGGCGGCCACCCGTCTCGATGAAGGGGTGGCCGTCATCTTTCGGGACGTGACCGAGGCTCGCGAAGCCGAGGCCAAACTGCGCGAGCGCGAACAACTCTTCCGGCTGCTGGCCGAAAACATGACCGATCTGGTGGCGCTGCACGACGCCGAAGGACGCATCGTGTACGTCAGCCCCTCGGCCGAACGCATCGTGGGCTACACGCCGGAGGAACTGATCGGCCATCGGCTTGAGGAGTTCTGGCATCCGGAAGACCGCAAGCGGTTGCCTACGCTACCGGAACAGGCCGGCGAAGAAGACCATCCGGGCGTGCTGGTCTATCGTTTCCGGCACAGGCAGGGCGGCTACCGCTGGCTGGAGACGCACGTGCGGGCCATCCGCGACGAAACCGGACGGCTGGTGCAGCTCCAGACCAGCTCGCGCGACGTGACCGATCGCGTGGAGGCCGAGCAGGCGCTGGCCCGCTCCAACGAAACGCTCCAGCAGCGCAATCGCGAACTGCAGGACTTCGCCTACATCGCCTCGCACGACCTGCAGGAACCGCTGCGCAAGGTGCGGGCCTTTGCCGAGCTGCTGAAAGAGGAGTACGAATCGGTGCTGGACGACGAAGGGCGCTACTACCTGGATCGCATGCAGGACGCCGCTCAGCGTATGTCCCGGTTGATCGAAGATCTGCTGACCTTCTCGCGCGTGACGACGCAGGGCCGGCCGTTCGAACGCGTCGATCTGCATGCGATCCTCGAACAGGTGCTGGCCGATCTGGAGGTGCGCATTGCCGAAACCGACGCGCAGGTGCACGTTGAAGGCCACTGGCCCGTCGTGGAAGCCGATCCCACGCAGATGCGCCAGCTGCTGCAGAACCTGATCGGCAATGCATTGAAGTTTCACCATCCCGAACGCACGCCCGAGGTCTGGCTCCGCGCGCGGCTGGAGGAGACGCCTGCGGGCACGCAATGCGTGATCGAGGTGCAGGACAACGGGATCGGTTTTGACGAGAAGTATCTGGATCGTATCTTTTCTCCGTTCCAGCGGCTGCACGGCCGGGGCCGCTATGCCGGAACGGGCATGGGGCTGGCCATCTGTCGCCGGATCGTCGAGCGGCACCACGGGCAGCTTACCGCCCGGAGTCGCCCCGACGAGGGAGCCACCTTCATCGTGCAGCTTCCGCTGATGCAACCGCCGGATGCTCCGATGCCGTCATCTTCGACCGCTCACGCATGA